Proteins encoded by one window of Acuticoccus sp. MNP-M23:
- a CDS encoding isochorismatase family protein: protein MSAFEDHAWKDIAPDDLLQIYAPYERETFIGPAPALLCIDLYNIVYKGGAKPPVEIQDEFPNTCGMYAHAAIEPTLTLIAAARRAGLPVFWCTQDRRPMNRPMGVGSTKRKNAGFKDEDFGIYEAFEPQPEDVMITKQRASIFQGTPIVSHLNFLGVKSLIVCGESTSGCVRASCVDAYSNGFHVTLAEEATFDRHELIHKVNLFDLHHKYVDVMHVPEIVDVLDGGTQQAAAAE from the coding sequence ATGAGTGCCTTTGAAGATCATGCGTGGAAAGACATCGCACCCGACGATCTGTTGCAGATCTATGCGCCCTACGAGCGGGAGACGTTCATCGGTCCTGCCCCTGCGCTCCTGTGCATCGACCTGTACAACATCGTCTACAAGGGCGGGGCAAAGCCGCCGGTTGAGATCCAGGACGAGTTTCCGAACACCTGCGGGATGTATGCGCACGCGGCCATCGAGCCGACGCTGACACTGATTGCGGCGGCACGCCGGGCCGGATTGCCGGTGTTCTGGTGCACGCAGGACCGGCGCCCGATGAACCGGCCGATGGGGGTCGGCTCCACCAAGCGGAAGAATGCCGGCTTCAAGGACGAGGATTTCGGCATCTACGAGGCGTTCGAGCCGCAGCCCGAGGACGTGATGATCACCAAGCAGCGGGCCAGCATCTTTCAGGGCACACCGATTGTGTCGCACCTCAACTTCCTGGGGGTGAAGAGCCTGATTGTGTGTGGCGAGAGCACCAGCGGCTGCGTGCGCGCCAGTTGCGTCGACGCCTACTCCAACGGCTTCCACGTCACCCTTGCCGAAGAGGCGACGTTCGACCGGCACGAGTTGATCCACAAGGTGAACCTCTTCGACCTTCACCACAAATACGTCGACGTGATGCACGTCCCGGAAATTGTCGACGTGCTGGACGGCGGAACACAGCAGGCCGCAGCAGCGGAATAA
- the ngg gene encoding N-acetylglutaminylglutamine synthetase, which yields MNKSSHALADRLRRNRERSWAMENPGAGTGATNVGLDCGWGTLHFANTYPSPEALAEAMRREGPGRRDIAFYVSEPHVMLSAAPLEMFLDPSHAFRLDLSTYTPARKARQGFTVRRLTNLEDAEALNKIYASRGMVPVRPDFFWRKRDSRAFTYLVAEDDKTGTIIGTVTGIDHARAFGDPHHGSSLWCLAVDPQTRHSGVGEALVRRLAEVLMARGVASLDLSVLHDNDLAIQLYEKLGFRREQIYTLKRKNPINERLFAGPVVETDLNPYALIIVNEARRRGIDIELIDAANGYFRLTYGGRSIRCRESLSELTSAVAMSICDDKAVSRNVVDAAGVAVPDEVEAANADDIRAMLERHSQVVVKPARGEQGRGISVGLTAEDDLDAAFRHAREVCERVLVEEFVEGDDLRLVVIDHRLVAAAVRKAARVYGDGKSTARELIEKQSRRRASATGGESSIPMDGETERCLRAEGLTYDSVVEDGREVPVRRTANLHTGGTIHDVTDHVHPTLVEAAVRVSRSIDIPVVGVDLMVPSHRTGAYHFIEANERPGLANHEPQPTAERFIDLLFPLSVPHAARQAARKKPNDSEAPCPA from the coding sequence ATGAACAAGAGTTCACATGCGCTTGCCGACAGGCTTCGGCGCAACAGGGAGCGATCCTGGGCGATGGAGAATCCTGGCGCCGGCACGGGCGCGACCAACGTGGGGCTGGACTGCGGCTGGGGTACGCTGCATTTCGCCAACACCTATCCGAGCCCCGAGGCGCTTGCAGAAGCGATGCGCCGCGAGGGGCCCGGCCGCCGGGACATCGCTTTTTATGTGTCCGAGCCGCATGTGATGCTGTCTGCAGCGCCGCTGGAGATGTTTCTCGACCCCAGCCATGCGTTCCGGCTGGACCTGTCGACGTACACCCCCGCGCGAAAGGCCCGTCAGGGCTTTACGGTGCGCCGGCTGACCAACCTTGAAGATGCCGAGGCGCTGAACAAGATCTACGCTTCGCGCGGGATGGTGCCCGTGCGGCCGGACTTTTTCTGGCGCAAGCGTGACTCTAGGGCGTTCACGTATCTTGTGGCCGAGGATGACAAAACGGGGACGATCATCGGTACCGTCACGGGCATCGACCATGCGCGCGCCTTCGGCGATCCGCACCACGGCAGCTCGTTGTGGTGTCTCGCCGTGGATCCGCAAACGCGCCACTCCGGTGTGGGTGAAGCGCTGGTGCGCCGCCTTGCCGAGGTGCTGATGGCGCGCGGCGTGGCATCGCTCGACCTTTCGGTCCTGCACGACAACGACCTTGCGATCCAGCTCTACGAGAAGCTCGGCTTCCGGCGTGAGCAGATCTATACGCTGAAGCGCAAGAACCCCATCAACGAACGGCTTTTCGCCGGCCCGGTGGTGGAAACCGATCTCAACCCGTACGCCCTCATCATCGTGAACGAGGCGCGGCGACGCGGCATCGACATCGAGCTGATCGACGCGGCCAACGGTTATTTCAGGCTGACTTACGGCGGCCGCTCCATCCGCTGCCGGGAATCGCTCTCCGAGCTGACCAGCGCCGTCGCCATGTCGATCTGCGACGACAAGGCGGTCTCGCGCAATGTGGTCGACGCGGCGGGTGTGGCGGTGCCCGATGAGGTCGAAGCGGCGAACGCCGACGATATCCGCGCCATGCTGGAACGCCACAGCCAGGTGGTGGTGAAGCCGGCGCGCGGCGAGCAGGGGCGCGGCATTTCGGTCGGGCTGACGGCCGAGGACGATCTGGACGCCGCCTTCCGCCATGCCCGCGAGGTATGCGAGCGTGTGCTGGTGGAAGAGTTCGTCGAAGGGGACGACCTGCGCCTGGTGGTGATTGACCACCGGCTGGTGGCAGCAGCGGTGCGCAAGGCTGCGCGCGTCTATGGCGACGGCAAGTCGACCGCGCGCGAGCTGATCGAGAAGCAGAGCCGCCGCCGGGCTTCGGCAACGGGGGGCGAATCCTCCATTCCCATGGACGGGGAGACCGAGCGATGCCTGCGCGCCGAGGGCCTCACCTATGACAGTGTCGTGGAGGATGGCCGCGAGGTGCCGGTGCGCCGCACCGCGAACCTTCACACCGGCGGCACGATCCACGATGTGACCGACCATGTGCATCCAACGCTGGTCGAAGCAGCGGTGCGCGTTTCGCGATCCATTGATATTCCTGTGGTCGGCGTCGATTTGATGGTGCCTTCCCATCGCACCGGCGCGTACCATTTCATTGAGGCAAACGAGCGTCCGGGGCTTGCCAACCACGAGCCGCAACCGACGGCGGAACGCTTCATCGACCTTCTTTTCCCGCTTTCCGTGCCGCATGCTGCGCGGCAGGCAGCCCGCAAGAAACCCAACGATTCCGAGGCCCCGTGTCCCGCCTGA
- a CDS encoding N-acetylglutaminylglutamine amidotransferase, which produces MCGICGEIRFDDQTASVPAVAKMADAMAPRGPDGAGILARDRVAFGHRRLTIIDLSVRSSQPMTDPDLGLSIVFNGCIYNYPQLRKMLQEKGYRFFSSGDTEVILKAYHAFGPDCVKHFHGMFAFVIHERDTGRVVMARDRFGIKPLYIAEAGKRLRFASSLQALLAAGDVDTSIDPVALNHYMSFHAVVPPPRTIVNGIRKLPPATVRVIDQDGSSREEIYWDIDYARTADDEKTSADEWRDRVLEALRIAVDRRMVADVPVGVLLSGGVDSSVIVALLAQAGQKDLKTFSIGFEDAHGEVGNEYQYSDLIADHFKTDHHKIFIPSSEMIESMPATVAAMPEPMVSYDNVGFFLLSREVAKQIKVVQSGQGADEVFGGYHWYPPMASANDPLAAYSGAFFDRPHTRMLEEVAPAYQADHDAARAFVEAHFAKAGADDPVDKALRLDSTVMLVDDPVKRVDAMTMAWGLEARVPFLDHELCELAARIPPRHKLAQGGKGVLKDVARLLVPNEVIDRKKGYFPVPALKYISGPVLDMVQDVLGSEAARSRGLFQQGYLDKLFADPPAHITPLRGSELWQVALLEMWLQTHEV; this is translated from the coding sequence ATGTGCGGAATTTGCGGCGAGATACGGTTCGACGATCAGACAGCTTCTGTGCCGGCGGTCGCGAAGATGGCGGACGCGATGGCGCCCCGCGGGCCCGACGGGGCTGGCATTCTGGCGCGCGACCGGGTCGCGTTCGGTCACCGCCGCCTGACCATCATCGACCTTTCGGTGCGATCCTCACAGCCGATGACAGACCCTGACCTTGGCCTGTCCATCGTCTTCAACGGCTGCATCTACAACTACCCGCAGTTGCGCAAGATGCTGCAAGAGAAGGGCTATCGGTTCTTCTCGTCGGGCGATACCGAGGTGATCCTGAAGGCATATCATGCCTTCGGCCCCGACTGCGTGAAGCACTTCCACGGCATGTTTGCCTTTGTCATCCACGAGCGGGACACGGGCCGTGTCGTGATGGCGCGCGACCGTTTCGGCATCAAGCCGCTTTATATTGCAGAGGCCGGCAAACGGCTGCGCTTTGCCTCATCGTTGCAGGCGTTGCTGGCGGCGGGCGACGTGGATACCTCGATCGATCCGGTCGCGCTCAACCATTATATGAGCTTTCACGCCGTGGTGCCGCCGCCCCGCACGATCGTCAACGGCATCCGCAAGCTGCCGCCGGCAACCGTGCGCGTAATCGACCAGGATGGCAGCAGCCGCGAAGAGATCTACTGGGACATCGACTACGCGCGCACGGCCGATGACGAGAAGACCTCCGCCGACGAATGGCGCGACCGGGTGCTGGAAGCACTGCGCATTGCGGTGGACCGGCGCATGGTGGCTGACGTTCCGGTGGGCGTGCTGCTTTCCGGCGGTGTGGATTCCTCGGTGATTGTCGCGCTTCTGGCGCAGGCCGGGCAGAAGGATCTGAAAACCTTCTCCATCGGGTTTGAAGATGCCCATGGGGAAGTGGGCAACGAGTACCAATATTCCGACCTGATTGCCGATCACTTCAAGACGGACCATCACAAGATCTTCATTCCGTCATCCGAGATGATTGAATCGATGCCTGCGACGGTGGCGGCGATGCCGGAGCCGATGGTGTCCTACGACAATGTCGGCTTCTTTCTGCTGTCACGCGAGGTGGCCAAGCAGATCAAGGTCGTCCAGTCGGGGCAGGGGGCGGACGAGGTCTTTGGCGGCTATCACTGGTATCCGCCGATGGCGTCTGCAAACGATCCGCTGGCAGCCTACTCGGGCGCCTTCTTCGACCGCCCGCACACGCGGATGCTCGAAGAGGTGGCGCCGGCCTACCAGGCCGATCACGACGCGGCGCGGGCTTTTGTGGAAGCGCACTTTGCCAAGGCCGGGGCGGATGATCCCGTGGACAAGGCGCTGCGCCTCGACAGCACGGTGATGCTGGTGGATGACCCGGTGAAGCGCGTGGATGCGATGACCATGGCGTGGGGGCTTGAGGCGCGCGTGCCGTTCCTGGACCATGAGCTTTGCGAGCTGGCGGCGCGAATTCCACCCCGGCACAAGCTTGCACAGGGCGGGAAGGGCGTGCTGAAGGATGTGGCGCGGCTTCTGGTGCCGAACGAGGTGATCGACCGCAAGAAGGGCTACTTCCCGGTTCCGGCGCTAAAGTATATTTCGGGGCCGGTTCTGGATATGGTTCAGGATGTGCTGGGATCCGAGGCGGCAAGGTCGCGCGGGCTGTTCCAGCAGGGCTATCTCGACAAGCTGTTTGCCGATCCGCCGGCACACATCACACCGCTTCGCGGATCGGAACTTTGGCAAGTTGCGTTGCTTGAGATGTGGCTGCAGACGCACGAAGTCTGA
- a CDS encoding permease: MIAISLTMWAFVCLLAMIVYQRKGGEGVAAAGGFALKQGKALAIRLPLALLVASFLSQVVPTAAIATILGRDSGLAGIVLASLLGGILPGGPMASFPLALFIWDAGAGTGQMVALLAGWSVFAMHRVLAYEAPVMGWRFVALRMASSFFLPPLAGLLAALIVREFSLSATLGH, translated from the coding sequence ATGATCGCAATTTCACTGACCATGTGGGCGTTTGTCTGCCTGCTCGCGATGATCGTCTACCAGCGCAAGGGCGGGGAGGGCGTGGCGGCGGCCGGTGGCTTTGCGCTCAAGCAGGGCAAGGCGTTGGCGATCCGCTTGCCGCTGGCACTGCTGGTGGCCTCCTTTCTCAGTCAGGTGGTGCCGACGGCCGCCATCGCGACGATCCTCGGCCGAGACTCCGGTCTGGCGGGGATTGTTCTGGCGTCGCTGCTGGGGGGCATCCTGCCGGGGGGGCCAATGGCGTCCTTCCCGCTTGCCCTCTTCATCTGGGACGCGGGGGCGGGGACCGGACAGATGGTGGCTCTTCTTGCCGGCTGGTCCGTTTTCGCAATGCACCGTGTGCTGGCCTACGAGGCGCCCGTGATGGGGTGGCGCTTTGTGGCGCTGCGCATGGCGTCGAGCTTCTTCCTGCCGCCGCTGGCCGGACTACTCGCTGCTCTCATCGTTCGAGAGTTTTCCCTGAGCGCAACGCTCGGACATTGA
- a CDS encoding osmoprotectant NAGGN system M42 family peptidase encodes MSRLTIDTVYLKDTLAELLSIASPTGYTDTIVRAAAAELRRLGVEIEITRRGAIRARIPGATPLGARALIAHLDTIGAQVKMLKGNGRLELVPVGTWSARFAEGARATVFTDSGAYRGTILPLKASGHVFNDEIDNQPVGWNNVELRVDAPVFNEGDLTKHGFAIGDLVAIDPQPEFMDNDFIVSRHLDDKAGVAILFATMEALIRSKAELPVDLVVIFSIAEEVGIGGASVLTDDIASLVAIDNGTSAPGQASSEFGVTVAMADQSGPFDFHLTHKLVKLCEVNEIRYQKDVFRYYRSDSAAALQAGFDVRTALVTFGVDASHGYERIHMHALRSISELLTAFALSPVEITRDREQIGSIAGFPSQPMEDADVFPPPEKPPV; translated from the coding sequence GTGTCCCGCCTGACGATCGACACCGTTTATCTGAAGGACACGTTGGCCGAGCTTTTGTCCATCGCGTCGCCAACGGGTTATACCGACACCATCGTCCGCGCCGCAGCGGCCGAACTGCGGCGCCTCGGCGTCGAGATCGAGATCACGCGGCGCGGTGCGATCCGGGCGCGCATCCCGGGCGCGACCCCTCTGGGCGCGCGGGCGCTGATTGCCCATCTCGACACCATCGGTGCCCAGGTGAAGATGCTGAAGGGCAACGGGCGGCTGGAACTGGTGCCGGTGGGCACCTGGTCGGCCCGCTTTGCCGAGGGCGCACGCGCCACGGTGTTCACCGACAGTGGCGCATACCGGGGCACGATCCTGCCGCTGAAGGCGAGCGGCCACGTCTTCAATGACGAGATCGATAATCAGCCGGTGGGGTGGAACAACGTCGAGCTGCGCGTGGATGCGCCGGTGTTCAACGAGGGCGACCTGACCAAGCATGGCTTCGCCATCGGCGATCTGGTGGCAATCGACCCGCAGCCGGAGTTCATGGACAACGACTTCATCGTCTCGCGCCATCTGGACGACAAGGCAGGCGTTGCGATCCTGTTTGCGACCATGGAAGCGCTGATCCGCTCCAAGGCGGAACTGCCGGTGGATCTGGTGGTGATCTTCTCCATTGCCGAAGAGGTCGGCATTGGCGGCGCGTCCGTTCTGACCGACGACATTGCCTCGCTGGTGGCCATTGACAACGGCACCAGCGCGCCGGGGCAGGCAAGCTCCGAGTTCGGCGTGACGGTGGCGATGGCCGACCAGTCCGGCCCGTTCGATTTTCATCTCACGCACAAGCTTGTGAAGTTGTGCGAGGTCAACGAGATCCGCTATCAGAAGGATGTGTTCCGGTACTATCGTTCAGATAGCGCTGCGGCGCTTCAGGCGGGGTTCGATGTTCGCACCGCGCTGGTGACGTTTGGTGTGGATGCCTCCCATGGCTATGAGCGGATCCACATGCATGCGTTGCGCTCGATTTCGGAGCTGTTGACGGCGTTCGCGCTGAGCCCCGTGGAGATTACAAGAGACCGGGAGCAGATCGGTTCGATCGCCGGCTTCCCCTCACAGCCGATGGAGGATGCCGACGTGTTTCCGCCTCCCGAGAAACCGCCGGTCTGA